Genomic window (Ostrea edulis chromosome 9, xbOstEdul1.1, whole genome shotgun sequence):
TGGAGTTGCAATACTGTTTAAAAATaactttgaatttcaaattcactCTAGAGGAAAGGATCCTATGGGTAGATATATCATACTAGATATTACTGCAAATAATGTAAGATTTACTTTAGTCAACCTGTATGGTCCAAATACTGATAGTCCAGAATTTTTTCAGAACATATACACTGAAATTGTTAAGTTAGAAAATATGTCGATTGTAATGTGTGGTGACTGGAATGTCATTCAGGATAAGGAAAAGGACacatttaatgttaaaaatctcaacaatccacaTGCACAtagaaaaatatcaaacattaaGGTACAGTTGGAGGTTGTTGATCCCTGGAGAATTTGGAATGAAGAAGGGAGACAGTATACATGGAGAAGGTCAAATCCTATAATTCAAAGTAGAATAGATTACTTCCTTGTTTCAGGATGTATATTTAGTAAAGTATCTGACACTAAAATAATTCCTGGGTATAGAACTGACCATTCAGCAATTATACTTCAATTCAAAACCAATGAAAGTAATAGAGGTATAGAGGATATTGGAAGTTTAATTCTCAGCTATtgcatgaaaatgaatttacagACAAAGTAAGACAGTGCattaatgaaacaataaatgAATACATGGTGACAGGTGAAATAGAACATAAGGACAGCATTACATTCAATATTAGCGATCAATTATTTTGGGaaatcttgaaaatgaaaataagatcaGTGTCTATAGAGTATTCATCAGCCAgagcaaaaaaattaaagtctGAAAGCTAGTAAGTTGCTGGAAAAAGAAATTATGGATTTAGAAAATAAGGTAAATGCTTCAGGAAAAAAAGAGGACATTGAACTCCTAGAGGAAAAAAACCAATCCTTTCAAAATTCAAGAGAAAAATACATTGAGGGTTTAATGTTAAGGTCAAAAGCAACATGGTATGAAAAAGGAGAAAGAAACACAGACTATTTCTGTAAATTAGAAAgaaagaattttgtaaataaaacaatatcagaACTAATTGATGACGATGGAAACCATATTATGAATCAGGAGGATGTATTAGAAGAACAAAGgtcattcttttcaaaatttatacaaAAGCAAAAAACAGTATATCAATGAAACATTACTTAGTGAAAATGTGTTTCTAAACCACAATGTTAAATTATCAGATAAGCAGAAGGAAAACTGTGAAGGAGTTCTGAAATTATCAGAGTGTTCAGAAGtattaaaaattatgaaaaacaataaattgcCTGGCTCGGATGATTTTACAGTAGagttctataattttttttggagGGACTTGGGGGTATTTGTTTGTCGTTCTTTGAATGAAGCATATCTTACAGAACAGATGTCTTCATTTCAATCCCAAGGAATAATAACTTGCATTCCAAAAGAGGAAAAAGATAGGCGTTATATGAAGAACTGGCGACCTATCACTTTATTTAATGTGGACTATAAGATAGGTTCCAGTGTTATAGCCAACCGCATTAAAAAGGTACTGAATgacataatacatgtaagtgACACTCAAAAGGGATTTATAAAGGGCAGATTCATTGGTGAAAATACTCGTTTTCTATATGACCTTATTAACTATCTAAGAAAAGAGAAACAGTTTGGACTACTCCTtctattagattttgaaaaggcTTTTGACTCGTTAGAATGGGATTTTATTGTCAAGGCTCTTAAGTCAtttaattttggtgattctctTATCAAATGGTTTCTTACATTTTATTCATCCAGCACTAGCTGTGTAATAAATAATGGCCATTTATCAGAATTTTTTAGCCTTGAGAGGGGTTGCAGACAGGGTGATCCTTTGGCTCCATATCTTTTTATCATAACAGTAGAGTTACTAGCAATTTCActcaaagaaaatgtaaatattaaggGTATAACTATTGGTGGGGAAGAAAATAAATTAGGGCAATATGCAGATGATTCATTTTTACTGTTTGATGGAAGTGAATATTCTCTAAGAGAATCAATGAGTGTTATTGACAAGTTTGGTAATATCTCAGGTCTGAAACTTAATATTACAAAACCACAAGCAGTATGGATTGGCAGTAGAACTGGTTCAGCTGAGACTTTGTGTCCTGATTTGCAAATATGCTGGGGTAAAGACAGTTTTAAACTACTTGGAATAAATTTTACCAAAAATCTTGAAGATATGATAACATGTAATTATCAATCCAAAATTACTTCAATTAAAAGGTTATTAGGATCATGGGCAAAAAGAGACTTAACACCTATTGGGAGAATaacaataattaaaacattAGCACTGCCTAAGCTGATACACTTATTTTCTGCCTTGCCagaatattttggatgaaataaataaaatatttttcaaatttatttgggGATATAAGACAGAAAAGGTAAAAAGAAATACACTCATTGGTAGTTATGATGATGGAGGGTTAAACATGGTTCACCTACcctctttcatttcatatatcaaattaaaatgggttaaaaggtacctgacaaaatatgaaggtGCTTGGCAGCATTTGTTACGTTGcatttttaacaaaagaaaaactcCAAGAGTTTGTGTTTtctattgataatgaattttgGAGAGATGTTATTAAAGCATTAGTAAAGGTTAAGAAAAGTCCTGAACATGTATCAACCTACTTGTGCTtagatattagaaacttttgcTGTGTACAAAAGTGGGCATTCTATACAAAATGGGTTGATAATGGTATTAAAAACCTAGAGGACTTGGTGTCTGAACATGGAAACCTTAGacgttttaatgaaataaaaggaGTGCTTTGTACTAATAACTTTTTAGACTATTTTTATGTAATATCAAAAATACCATCAAAAGTCAAAAGAGATATCATTGCATTGAAAGAAGGTAGAATtcatgaagataatgaacatattgaaatatgtattgtacaaaaattTTTGTCAACAtgcaatgttaaatttttatatcaaatattgaaaGGAAAGGAGTTTATAGCCCCAATCTCTAAACAGGATAAGTGGGAAACTTTACTAGATGAACCTATTTCAGGAAAAGactggaaattttattttgtaattaatgcatctttatgtacaaaagagacaaaaataatttactttCAATACCGAATACTAATGAATTACATTGCTACCAACTCCtttctttacaaaattaaaatttcagacaataatttgtgtacattttgtaattgtGAAGCAGAAACAATTAATAGTTCACATATTCTATGATTGTGTATATGTCAACTTATTTTGGAATGATTTTGAGCAATGGTTCGATGCAATTGAAAATGGTTATAAAATTTCAAGAAGAATAGTCTTACTTGGTAATACAGAAGGAAGCtgtttagaaaattttcttttattagtatcaaaaaagttcatatATTATTCCAGATCACAAGGAATCAGGCCAAAATTTTCTGAGGCAGTGAATTTATTTAAGTACTacagaaaaatgcaaaaatactgtgaaaatgtgtttgaatgcaaatccaaaatattttctaaatggtcaatatatgatattgtttataacAAGTGATGAAAAACCAAAGGTTTATAGGTTATATTTGTTATCATTACTTTTAGTATCATTTTgttgatatgtatattttcaataccttTAAATTATGCCTAGCTGTCAAATACTAGTTCATGTAGAaagtttttgtatggaagatattgtctgcatGTGTGTGATTTTGTGTGCGAGATCATCTATGtagatgtaattgtaaatgtctaaaaataaagcatgaaaaaaaaaaaaaagaaacgccccatttagtcgcctcttatgacaagcaaggggtactggtgaccgattctaatccggatccccacgggaatctATGTTGTCGGTATACAACAAAAACGCAGAAATACATGTTTGCAAGACACACAAATATGTCTCGCAATGATTGAGAGCAATTAAGTACATAAACGACAGACAATCTGATCAGAATGTGCATGCCTACCTCCATGGCAAGGAGACAGAAATAGAAGACATATACCTTCACCTTTACTTTCACCTATTCCGAATGACTGCCAGGGCACCACTGAagacagtataaacagtaacaatagacagcaacagtataaacagtaacaatagataGTAACAATATACAGTTATTAACTGGGTTCGAGggcaacagctgttttgtttgacccgaggaCTGAACTGTTGCCAGAAGCCGAAGGCTGAGGGCAACAGTTCAGTTCGAGGGTCAAACTAAACAGCTGTTGTCTGAGGACCCAGttaataactgttttgttatacccTTACATTAATTGAGTAAATGCAGTGAATTCTGTAtcaaatttattcaacaataacaaattttcTTTCACAAcagtaaataaaaacaacaataacagaTGTATCACTTTTCAACATTTAACACCTCTGAACTTGCTGAATTGCAAATATGTCTCTCACATGTGCATTTCCTATTCAGTTAACACTTTCAAAGCTTTAAAATACTTTTAACAAAACTGTCAAAAGATGTAACTACcaaagatgtacatgtgtaatcACGAGTtaacaattgtttattgttATGTTGCAACCATGGAATGAAAAGACTGACTTTGCTGCTGAATTAGGTTGGGCAATGTTTTGCACAGTTCCAAATAGATCAGGGTTATCTAATATGGCAGCGAGCTCAAGGTCGTCAACATCTACGACATCACTAATGCTTCTTGAACACCAACTGTATTGCTATGGACGACTACAGAAGGAGAATCATTCTGTATTTGTCTCATAACTTGTCGCTGAACATTTGTGATGGCTTCCCCTTGTTTACCAGAGGCAGATTCAGGAATTTTGAAAGAAGACGTAAATTTACCTGCTAAAGCGTCAGACATATCACGTTTCTTAGCATCACTCAACTTCGTAGCATAATGCTTCAAACTGGTCTCCGACCTGTGTTTCGAAATTCCAATTATATGCCTTGATTCATACCCACTTTCATCGAGCATTGTAATGCAAGTAGCTCTGATACAATGATTAGAATAGATGAACGACAGACCAGCATCTTTACTTATCCTTTGCATCATACTTCCCAAAGTATTTTTGCCAACAACCATGTTGTCATACCACACATGAGAACACTCTGATATGCTTGATTGTGGTCATTGCCAAAGCGCATCACAGTCTGGATTAAGTTTGCTCAAGTACTTCTCAAAACTCATAACTGGACACTTTGGATTTCCTGGAAAATAAGGGTATTTTAAGCAAACAATTCTAAAATTGATCATTTGAAGTACACTTAGCCTATAGTAATTAAAGAATTTAACGTGCACATCTATGTACTAACTGAATTGTTATACAGATCTACTGTAAATATGAATCAAGCAATACTTACCAGGTTGTTCATACATTCTGCCACCTTCCTGATCATCATCTGTTGTATTCTCGCCCCTATGGTTCTTCGTAAGTCTGGAAACAGAACTGGCAAGAAACCGCCTTCCATCAGGATCTTGTCGAATGACGTAATCATTTCGCATGTTTCGCAGGTTTTCCCTGTCCCGGTTACAAAAATACAACATGAGTTCAAAAAACACCTTCTGTTGAAGTGTTTTGGGACTTTCACAACTGAAAACACCACTGTCACTGTCATATAAATGCTCCAAATCTTGCTTGCTGATTACTTCTTTATGTTTCACTTCACCCATGCCctccttttttatttttaccattGCAGCGAAGAAAACATCATTTGCAGGTTTAAATCTAGCGTCATTGATGATGTCAATTTGGTGCGATTTCTCAAAGGACTTCTGGAGTCCGTAGCGTACGGAAATCAATGTTTTTTTTAGCATACATGGTTCCATCTTTCTTTCAGGCAGCACAATAAAATTTTCGCAAGATTTCAATCAATTCCGCACAAGACATTCCACGGAGAAGGGGAAGAGACATATCACAAGTCGCGAGATAGTCACTGAATATGTTCTCAGCTGTCTTCACAACATTTTTAGTGTTTTTACTGTCCCTGTTATCTAGAATCGCCTGTATTTCGTCCTCCGTAGCTGCCGCGAATCGTGTATCTGAATCTACATCCGCCATGTTTGTTTACCAAACGACAAGCAGAGATAACTctgtatgacgtcacaatgggaAACTGGTCAACAGTCTTTTTTAACAGTCGATTTTAACAGTTCCCGGTCCGACAGTCGCCAGAACAGTCGAAATGTTGGACTTTTTTTTGTAAGGAGTTATATAGGAACTGTTTTATAGGGgtataacaatatacaataacaatagacagtaacaatagacattaacagtataaacagtaacagtataaacagtaacattataaacagtaacaatagacagtaacagtgtaaacagtaacaatagacagtaacaatagacagtaacagtacaGACAATAAACATATAGACTCTTAGTGTGTTAGTGTGATTGTGTTAGTGTGATGTGTGttagtgttagtgtgttgtttgACAATCTTACAACTCTCTTAACACGACTCTCCCTAATCTCTAAACTGCACATATTCACAACATCCAACACTCGCACCTCGCAACACACAACTCCATCCAAGACTGATAACACCATACACTGACCTTGTCCCAAACTGACAACTCCCTACACTCAAAACTGTCCATACTAACAACTCCCTACATTCACAACTCCTAAGATAGTGCTTACTGCCAGTCATCACAGGGGATCTCTATCGTGCCTCGTTTGTTGCGGACTCATCCGAACaaacgccccatttagtcgcctcttacgacaagcaaggggtactgaggacctattctatcccggagatccccacgggaatctATTTGTTGTCGGTATACAACAAAAACGTGGAAATACATATTTGCAAGACACATAATATGTCTCACAATGCTTGAGAGCAAGAACAGAAACGACAGACAGATTAAAATCTGATCAGAATGTGCATGTCTGCCTCTATGGCAAGGAGACACAAATAGAAGACATACCTTCACCTATTCCGAAAGACCATCGGGGCACAAGATAAACCAAAGACAATTGAATCAATAGATGTCTGCCCTTTGCCATAGTGAAGGACATACGTCTATTCCTCAAAATCCTCTCATCTATCTTGCAGAAAGACACATAATATGTCTCACAATGCTTGAGAGCAAGAACAGAAACGACAGACAGATTAATCTGATCAGAATGTGCATGTCTACCTCTATGGCAAGGAGACACAAATAGAAGACACATACCTTCACCTTTCCCTTCACCTAATCCGAATAACCTCGCTGCATGCACCTTTGAAGACCTCGCAACCAGCTCTCTCCACTCCAGTTTGTTATCTGGTCTTATGAGGGTGCTGTTCAGCTTCAATCTGTACTTAGACAACACGTAGACATTAGACAAATTCATTAGTAAATCTCCCCCTCCTCCTTAACAAACAGGGAAATACAGATGACAAACTCATCTACCTGTATACAGACTACACTCACAACTCCCTACACTTGCACATTCTTACCTACACTCACACCTTCCTACTCAAGATAGTGGTGGAACGATGCATCGCGATGTGACCGAATCGCAATGTAgtggtctcgattcgatgttcgatttattcggggtctgtttcggttcgatacggTTCTAAAATATTTGCACACATTGCTCTTGATAACACGGTTTATGAttagccaatggaattgaaaattgcccaatcaacatAATTATgagtaaactttgctgtatGAAAATGGATGcagtcgagttgaaaaatgcaccctcaatgtataaatcctgggtatggcGACATTTCGGTTTTAGGACAAGTGATAAGAGTGTTGCTCTATGTTAAACggttttacattatgtagaatttatttgcagaatacaacgaaacataaaaaatcttagaattataaagaatttggtacatgctatTAATTGTATCGAATCGAAAATCATCAAATCAAgactaaagtatcgaaaatcgaatcgaatcgagaaggtactgtatcgtttTACCCCTACTCTAAGAACTCCTTGCACTCCCAATACCCTACAATCTCAACTCCCTAGACTTACACATTTCTACACTCATAACTTCCTACACTTACAACTCTCAACACAAATCTCCCTAATCTCTAAACTGCCTACACTTACAACTGCCCACATTAACATCAGACACTCGCACCTCCCTAAACACAACTCCACCAAAGACTGATAACACAATTTGCAGAGGTTACTGTTTGTAACCTAGGTACATAAAAGATATAAACTGTTTCTGAGAATTTTTCTACAAGCGTACCGAACCAGTTTTCACCCGCCAAAACTCGATAAATCTAGTACGTTGTATAAATGTCGGAACCCAAACAGTCGAAGACACTAACCAATTTCCACAGTCCCTTTGCAAATACTGGGTTTTAAGTAACCCAATTCATgctaaaatattaattaaaactacaatttatgtttctatgattatttcCACAACACagaatattaataaaaattgcTGTATTTTGTGATCGTGATGTTGTTTTAATCGGAAcaagtatacatgtaggtccccTTAGTTTGGTAAATTCGTTTGTTCTACATTTCTCGCCATTTTCACCTTATCCAAACATATCACAAACCAGCCCCGATACACGACAGTGGTTTAAGCCAATATCCGAAAAACCCGTGATTCTTACTTTCAATATGCTCGACCGTTCGGTGAAGGAGCGACCACTAGATAACTATTTTGACGCGGTCTATCATGGCTTGAACATATCATGCTTGGAAGAAACAGGGTTAGAAGaactttgattcaaaattgtcaaatattttcaatttccagCATTAAAAGTCAATGAGGATCAACAAAATAATGGATCGGCAATCAGATTtcacattgtaaagtcatcGTACTTATCTATGCTTCAATGCACACAGGGTTGTGAACAGTGTTAAGGTTGAtcaatcctcatgtgatgtcataggtttttgcaaaaatcttaatagattaaactttgtgcatgatagaaatatatctgtctgaggaattttattcattggatataataaaaaatctggtaaaccatcaatactgaaaaagttgatattttccatagataatcaattatttatgattttaaaaatgttgtcaagggcaataactcctatgctagaaattcctctactggatgcctattatacattggtttccctaatatccacaattaatctatacatatttgtgaattagcagggtttttttttaaaactgttaacatttaaattttgtcacttcaacaagtttttatctatttttattattctgtttgatgaaaatgtgattttctgatgttgatgtatgcttctgtttttgtatgtctgacatctttaaaaaggtggcaacatatacattttccttggttattaatcaaattcaactatattgagtggaaattaataaagtttttccacttttaaccattgatattgataagtcacatgaggatgtaGCTACCTTTACAGAGCAATTTTCATTCAAtgtttggtgacaaaatgataGTTAATGCCCCTTAAATAAACATGGAGATCGTACTGGATCTGCGATGGGCACACAATTTAAGCTGCCAAAAACTTCAACttcttatttttcaaatgttgaGTCGCGGTTTTAGTTTTGCAATTTTTggtatttagtttttattaaattttagtcgatatttgaaattcatattCGTAACAAATGAACTTTATTTACAGATGTTTTATGCAAAAAATGCGGTAGAAGTGAAACTGAGAACAAAGAAATGAGGAcacactggggggggggggggggctaaaatCAAGTACTCTCTGCAAAATCAGTACTGCAAGTACGAGCATCTGTTCTGGGTGCTTGTTTATGATCTCTTTAAGACACAACTCTTTTAAAAAGTACATTCCTCCATGTACTACATGGCATTTGAAAATGGCACAATTTCTCCCAAGTATGATTTCAGtaagagtttttaaaaatataatttacctATAAAAATGAACTAGATTGTATGCTTACCTCAGGTATAATAACGGCTTTCCGtcttttcaaaaacatcaaaTGCAGCAGTATCATGTCGTAGGCCTATTTCTCTGTTGAAAAGGTGAACGATTGTCACATTCCGAAATCACGTGATCACCGAGTGACCGTGAATGTGTTCGAGACCACGGTTCCCTTTGTTCTCGTGCTCCGTCCTTAGATTCGCGAGTGACTAGAACATGTACGCATGAACGTCTACTTGGTTTTCAACCACACTACCTACGAAAGTAGTTCTCATGATGCGTACTAGACgtccggtgttgtagcatagaaccccccacccccacccccgcaTAGATTTTCTTCCCAGAAAaagcgccccagcatataatccccccccccccctatgtacaaagtcagcaTAGAGTTTCCCTTTGGGCGGAAAACCGCCCTGGTAAAGAATTTCCccctcctgtttccggatttcatttgttatagtttaatgaagTAGATGTGCGCTCATTGAtaatacgatattcataaaacaaacgaattttttttttttttttttgagatgtggagttgggtttacacgctgaaaactttgaaaatgctttgaaaaagactttaacgatggtcatTAATTCTTTTGAAAGAGAACAacatttcaattaaagatataatttatgttgaattgaagatatctctgATCACTTAGCTATTTTCTCTAAACTATTTATTGcactcatcaattgaattgacgacagggggtgcttattcctcttaggcacctgaccctacctctggtatacccaggcgtctgtatttgcccaactctttttttttttttttttttcttttttttttttttgtattgcttataggagttatgagattgatcactgttcgttatcttcacctttcacctatttttttaaagaaccaAAGGACTTCTGGGGGCTTCGAGAACTGGATACATTAAGCCTAAAACCTTCAAAGATTTATCGGTGCACGCCGCTCCCGCGCCGTTACCTGGTTCGGAACAGAATGGACTGAAAACTCTAGGCTAGCAAAGATGGCCCTTTTTtcaaactgaaatatttcatctttttgaCCTCTATCGAAATTCTTCTGCATAATTCGATTGTGCAGTGTTTTTGGTTTTAAGATGTGATCAATTGGTTTGTTCTCGTTGTTAACATTTGCATGAATGTTCTCGGCGTTTATGCATAAATCATAACGAAAACAAACCAATTGCTTACATCATGGAAAAATGGCAACATTTCAATTTATGGTCATTATCATTCAATCCTCgattcaatataaaacttttgaattatgaaaatgtgcgatattttttatatttgttttcaataatAAGAAATCCTCGTCTGTGAGCTCCAGCCAGTCAtcctacctacatgtatattgtatgtcaTTTTATATGCACGTGCTTTTAATCCTTTAATGCATAATCCCATCTCTCTCTCAACAGCGCGCCCTTTTCTTCTACGTGAAATTAAATGGATTGGTGACATCGTGGATAACAGTTCGTTGCGATGTAAACTCAGACAAAGTACTTATAGTTGAAAAcggatatattcatatatatatatatatatatatatatatatatatatatatatatatatataacactgaTTATGGTTAATCAACTAAACAATATACTTTATTTCCtttaacatatatttatatgttaaatatatataacattcaTTCCACCGCGCAGACAACACCAGTGTATGTAAATACTAGAAATAGCCAAACAAATCATTCAAGACCCAGAAATCAGAATCACCTACACACTAAATGGTCAGTATATAGTAATGCTAGACTAAATGGGTCACACTTCAAAgttaaacaaacaacaaacaaacaaa
Coding sequences:
- the LOC125655653 gene encoding uncharacterized protein LOC125655653, with protein sequence MEPCMLKKTLISVRYGLQKSFEKSHQIDIINDARFKPANDVFFAAMVKIKKEGMGEVKHKEVISKQDLEHLYDSDSGVFSCESPKTLQQKVFFELMLYFCNRDRENLRNMRNDYVIRQDPDGRRFLASSVSRLTKNHRGENTTDDDQEGGRMYEQPGNPKCPVMSFEKYLSKLNPDCDALWQ